One Alnus glutinosa chromosome 3, dhAlnGlut1.1, whole genome shotgun sequence genomic region harbors:
- the LOC133864629 gene encoding cytochrome b5, with the protein MAGMASNAKVYALEEVAKHNNKEDCWIVVSGKVYDVTPFLDDHPGGGEVLVSSTEKDATDEFEFVGHSDSAKEMMKKYYIGEFDKPAIPMKNKHSPAPQQNHSLVSAMKILLVLVPLLILGLAFALQYFSKKG; encoded by the exons ATGGCAGGGATGGCTTCAAATGCCAAAGTTTATGCCTTAGAAGAGGTGGCGAAGCACAATAATAAGGAGGACTGCTGGATTGTTGTCTCTGGAAAG GTGTACGATGTCACCCCATTTCTGGACGATCATCCAGGAGGTGGTGAAGTTTTGGTATCATCCACGG AGAAGGATGCCACAGATGAGTTTGAATTTGTCGGCCACAGTGATTCTGCAAAGGAGatgatgaaaaaatattatattggtGAGTTTGATAAACCGGCTATTCCAATGAAAAATAAGCACAGTCCTGCTCCCCAACAAAACCATTCTCTAGTATCTGCAATGAAAATCTTGCTAGTTCTGGTGCCGTTGTTGATCTTGGGACTAGCTTTCGCACTGCAGTACTTCAGCAAAAAAGGGTAG